A genomic stretch from Sulfurimonas sediminis includes:
- a CDS encoding transposase, with protein sequence MSKDKKKMKNSKYTREFRDSSVQLVMNSNESTAKIAKDLDVNEKTLYNWVREYKKANNIPIAARGGFANSSTVKETAEEENKRLRAENKLLKQERDILKKATAYFAKGTL encoded by the coding sequence ATGAGTAAGGATAAAAAGAAGATGAAAAACAGTAAATACACAAGAGAATTTCGAGATTCAAGCGTACAGTTGGTCATGAATTCAAACGAATCAACAGCAAAGATTGCAAAAGATTTAGATGTCAATGAAAAGACGCTTTATAATTGGGTACGAGAGTATAAAAAAGCTAATAATATTCCCATAGCAGCACGAGGTGGCTTTGCAAATAGCAGTACTGTTAAAGAAACCGCCGAAGAAGAGAATAAACGCCTGCGTGCAGAGAACAAACTTCTTAAGCAAGAGCGCGATATATTAAAAAAGGCAACAGCGTATTTCGCCAAAGGAACTCTGTGA
- a CDS encoding IS3 family transposase codes for MKYAWIQEHSNEFQITIMCKVLKVDKASYYHWIKQGCQLQQVDEKLNELIEIIFIQGRENYGTRRIKDKLVQRYGFIVSRRRIGRIMRELGLVAKTKKRHRINTTNSNHNLPVAPNLLNRDFYASYPDEKYVGEVLPFGYITYIPTNEGWLYLATVIDLYSRRIVGWSMDDSMKVSLVNDALNMALINRNPSKGLIWHTDRGSQYASYAHRDLLQQHGIVQSMSRKGNCWDNAVAD; via the coding sequence GTGAAATACGCATGGATACAAGAACACTCAAACGAGTTTCAAATAACAATTATGTGCAAAGTGCTAAAGGTTGATAAGGCAAGTTATTACCACTGGATAAAACAAGGTTGCCAACTTCAACAAGTAGATGAAAAACTTAATGAACTTATTGAGATTATCTTCATACAGGGTAGAGAAAATTACGGCACAAGGCGCATCAAGGATAAGTTAGTACAAAGATATGGCTTTATCGTTTCTCGTCGCCGTATAGGGCGTATAATGCGTGAGTTGGGACTTGTTGCAAAGACGAAAAAAAGACACAGAATTAATACAACAAACTCAAATCACAACTTGCCTGTTGCACCAAATCTCTTAAACAGAGATTTCTATGCTTCGTATCCAGATGAGAAATATGTTGGAGAGGTCCTGCCCTTTGGGTATATAACCTATATTCCAACAAATGAAGGATGGTTGTATTTAGCAACTGTCATAGATTTATACTCCCGTCGTATCGTTGGCTGGTCGATGGATGACAGTATGAAAGTATCACTTGTGAATGATGCCCTTAATATGGCATTAATAAATCGAAACCCTTCAAAGGGTTTAATCTGGCATACCGACAGAGGAAGCCAGTATGCTTCATATGCTCATAGGGATTTATTGCAGCAACACGGCATCGTTCAGAGTATGTCACGCAAGGGAAACTGTTGGGATAACGCGGTAGCTGACTAG